From a single Sinomonas atrocyanea genomic region:
- a CDS encoding MaoC family dehydratase, which translates to MTTSPEPAPLRVVEQRGLYFDELEEGVSYAHRPGRTVTEADNVLFTTLTMNTQALHLDAAWSAGQPFGQRLMNSMFTLSTMVGQSVAQLTQGTIVAQLGLTDVAFPHPLFHGDTLYTETVVVEKRLSASRPGQGIVTFEHTGRNQDGTVVARARRSCLMWTKEAHTR; encoded by the coding sequence ATGACAACGAGCCCTGAGCCGGCCCCCCTCCGCGTCGTCGAGCAGCGAGGCCTCTACTTCGACGAGCTCGAGGAGGGCGTCTCGTACGCCCACCGCCCCGGGCGCACGGTGACCGAGGCGGACAACGTCCTGTTCACCACGCTGACCATGAACACCCAGGCGCTCCACCTCGACGCGGCCTGGAGCGCGGGCCAGCCGTTCGGACAGCGGCTCATGAACTCGATGTTCACGCTCTCCACCATGGTGGGCCAGTCCGTGGCCCAGCTGACGCAGGGGACGATCGTCGCCCAGTTGGGCCTCACCGACGTGGCCTTCCCCCACCCGCTCTTCCACGGGGATACGCTCTACACCGAAACCGTCGTCGTGGAGAAGCGCCTCTCGGCCTCGCGCCCCGGACAGGGGATCGTGACGTTCGAGCACACCGGCCGCAACCAGGACGGCACCGTCGTGGCCCGGGCCCGCCGCTCGTGCCTCATGTGGACCAAGGAAGCACACACCCGGTGA
- a CDS encoding HpcH/HpaI aldolase/citrate lyase family protein has protein sequence MTAQPHAHGAPFAMGPALLFCPADRPERFAKAAERSDAVILDLEDAVAPDAKAEARRNLAETPLDPERTIVRVNSAGSVHFDADLEALEATPYRTVMLAKAEAPEELALLRAYRVVALCETAAGILAAPSIAAEPNTVGLMWGAEDLVASLGGTSSRAADGAYRAVALHARSTVLLAAGAHGKAAIDAVYTDIPDLEGLSAEAADAVASGFAAKACIHPGQVAAVRAAYAPSPESVEAARALLAAAEAAGTGVFQYQGKMVDGPILRHAEAVLRRAGLG, from the coding sequence ATGACCGCCCAGCCCCACGCGCACGGAGCACCCTTCGCGATGGGTCCGGCCCTGCTGTTCTGCCCCGCCGACCGGCCCGAGCGCTTCGCCAAGGCCGCCGAGCGGTCCGACGCCGTGATCCTCGACCTCGAGGACGCGGTGGCGCCGGACGCGAAGGCGGAGGCCCGCAGGAACCTCGCCGAGACGCCGCTCGACCCGGAGCGGACCATCGTGCGGGTGAACTCGGCCGGCTCGGTCCACTTCGATGCGGACCTCGAGGCGCTCGAAGCCACGCCGTACCGCACGGTCATGCTCGCCAAGGCCGAGGCGCCCGAGGAGCTCGCGCTCCTGCGCGCGTACCGGGTCGTGGCCCTCTGCGAGACGGCCGCGGGGATCCTCGCGGCGCCGTCGATCGCCGCCGAGCCGAACACGGTCGGTCTCATGTGGGGAGCCGAGGACCTCGTGGCCTCCCTCGGCGGGACCTCCAGCCGCGCCGCCGACGGCGCGTACCGGGCCGTCGCCCTGCACGCCCGCTCCACGGTGCTCCTCGCCGCCGGCGCCCACGGGAAGGCGGCGATCGACGCCGTCTACACCGACATCCCGGACCTCGAGGGGCTCTCCGCCGAGGCCGCGGACGCCGTCGCCTCCGGCTTCGCCGCGAAGGCATGTATCCACCCGGGCCAGGTCGCCGCCGTGCGGGCCGCCTACGCGCCCTCGCCCGAGTCCGTCGAGGCCGCGCGGGCCCTCCTTGCCGCGGCGGAGGCCGCCGGGACGGGCGTGTTCCAGTACCAGGGGAAGATGGTCGACGGCCCGATCCTGCGCCACGCCGAGGCGGTGCTGCGCAGGGCCGGGCTCGGCTGA
- a CDS encoding GyrI-like domain-containing protein has protein sequence MTEISVTDLPEQPTAVVRATVKMDELRGFFDGVFGTVVAAVQAQGGRVAGPPFAMYHGMPGETIDVEAGFPVTGPFTGADEVAASSLPGGRTVRALHVGPYESLAETYQEVTGWMREKGLTPAASMWEVYMSDPNAEPDPATWRTELFWPASEGSPSEGPAS, from the coding sequence ATGACTGAGATCAGCGTCACCGACCTGCCCGAGCAGCCGACCGCGGTGGTGCGGGCCACCGTGAAGATGGACGAGCTGAGGGGCTTCTTCGACGGAGTCTTCGGCACGGTGGTCGCCGCCGTCCAGGCGCAGGGCGGCCGCGTCGCCGGGCCGCCGTTCGCGATGTACCACGGCATGCCCGGGGAGACCATCGACGTCGAGGCGGGCTTCCCGGTCACGGGCCCGTTCACGGGCGCGGACGAGGTGGCCGCGAGCTCCCTCCCGGGCGGACGCACGGTCCGGGCGCTGCACGTGGGCCCCTACGAGTCCCTGGCCGAGACCTATCAGGAGGTCACGGGGTGGATGCGCGAGAAGGGCCTCACCCCGGCGGCGAGCATGTGGGAGGTCTACATGAGCGACCCCAACGCCGAGCCGGACCCGGCCACGTGGCGGACCGAGCTGTTCTGGCCGGCGAGCGAGGGTTCGCCGAGCGAGGGCCCGGCAAGCTAG
- the dxr gene encoding 1-deoxy-D-xylulose-5-phosphate reductoisomerase, with product MHTSGTERDPHAQRSVVILGSTGSIGTQALEVVDGAPHRFRVVALSAGGGNLELLARQAVGTRAEAVGIASGSADELRSLIGAAAAAAGLAGYEPELLAGPDASARIAAWSGPSGPADVVLNGITGSIGLAPTLAALASGATLALANKESLIVGGALVTGAARPGQIVPVDSEHSAIAQCLRAGRAGEVEKLILTASGGPFRGRDRERLASVTPAEALNHPTWDMGKVVTTNSATLVNKGLELIEAHLLFDVPLEAIDVVVHPQSVVHSMVQFTDGSVIAQASPPDMRLPIALGLGWPDRVPRAARPCDFTQAAAWTFEPLDSRAFPAVEIARDAAKQGTTFPAVFNAANEEAVEAFHAGRIGFLDIVDTVEAVLAEHSGSSELSVDSVLAAEEWARARAGERLGIQKP from the coding sequence ATGCACACTTCCGGCACCGAGAGGGACCCGCACGCCCAGCGCTCCGTCGTGATCCTCGGATCGACCGGCAGCATCGGCACCCAGGCGCTCGAGGTGGTCGACGGCGCTCCCCACCGCTTCCGGGTCGTCGCGCTCAGCGCCGGGGGCGGAAACCTCGAGCTCCTCGCCCGCCAGGCCGTGGGCACCCGCGCCGAGGCCGTGGGCATCGCCTCCGGCAGCGCCGACGAGCTGCGGTCCCTCATCGGTGCCGCCGCGGCCGCCGCGGGCCTGGCCGGCTACGAGCCGGAGCTGCTCGCCGGCCCCGACGCGTCGGCCCGCATCGCGGCGTGGAGCGGGCCGAGCGGCCCCGCCGACGTCGTGCTCAACGGCATCACGGGAAGCATCGGCCTTGCGCCGACCCTCGCGGCGCTCGCCTCCGGGGCGACGCTCGCGCTCGCGAACAAGGAGAGCCTGATCGTGGGCGGCGCCCTCGTGACCGGGGCGGCGCGGCCCGGCCAGATCGTCCCGGTGGACTCCGAGCACTCGGCGATCGCCCAGTGCCTGCGCGCCGGCCGCGCCGGCGAGGTCGAGAAGCTTATCCTCACCGCCTCCGGGGGCCCGTTCCGCGGCCGGGACCGGGAGCGGCTGGCCTCGGTGACGCCCGCCGAGGCGCTCAACCACCCCACGTGGGACATGGGCAAGGTCGTCACCACGAACTCCGCCACCCTCGTGAACAAGGGCCTGGAGCTCATCGAGGCGCACCTGCTGTTCGACGTGCCGCTCGAGGCGATCGACGTCGTCGTCCATCCCCAGTCCGTGGTCCACTCCATGGTCCAGTTCACCGACGGCTCGGTGATCGCCCAGGCGAGCCCGCCGGACATGCGCCTGCCGATCGCCCTCGGCCTGGGCTGGCCGGACCGCGTCCCGCGCGCCGCCCGGCCGTGCGACTTCACCCAGGCCGCGGCGTGGACGTTCGAGCCGCTCGACTCCCGCGCCTTCCCCGCCGTGGAGATCGCCCGCGACGCGGCGAAGCAGGGCACCACCTTCCCGGCGGTGTTCAACGCCGCCAACGAGGAGGCCGTGGAGGCCTTCCACGCCGGCAGGATCGGGTTCCTCGACATCGTCGACACGGTCGAGGCCGTGCTCGCCGAGCACTCGGGTTCCTCGGAACTCTCTGTGGATTCCGTGCTCGCCGCCGAGGAGTGGGCACGCGCGCGGGCCGGTGAGCGTTTGGGAATCCAGAAGCCTTAG
- a CDS encoding M50 family metallopeptidase — MNPTVLFILGVVFVAVGIAVSIALHEVGHLLPAKLFNVRVTRYMIGFGPTLFSFRRGETEYGVKALPLGGYVAMVGMYPPNAKDGSVRQSSTGMFQSLAEAARDQAHEEVRPEDHGRLFYQLPVWKKAVIMLGGPAMNIILGVLFTAILLMGFGTPQPTTQIANVSACMVTQGGAGQTGGNQNTDPATCTKTPAAAAGFRPGDTIVAFDGRKVTGWDQLTSWIRASAGREVEVTVKRGDAEVTTKVTPVLTQRPVLGAGGQPVKNANGTYQTTQAGFLGIGPQQGLVPQPASSVLPAVGENIAQVTGVVVNLPARVVAVGQAAFSSAPRDPNGPISVVGVGRVAGEVASMEDVPVQARLATLVGILAGVNLALAVFNLVPLLPLDGGHVAGALYEGVRRRVAAWRRRPDPGPFDIAKLLPLTYVVASVLLVMSALLIYADIVKPVNLFG; from the coding sequence GTGAACCCCACTGTCCTGTTCATCCTCGGCGTCGTGTTCGTCGCCGTGGGCATCGCCGTGTCCATCGCCCTTCACGAGGTAGGCCACCTCCTCCCGGCCAAGCTGTTCAACGTCCGCGTCACCCGCTACATGATCGGCTTCGGCCCCACCCTCTTCTCCTTCCGCCGGGGCGAGACCGAATATGGGGTCAAGGCGCTACCGCTCGGCGGCTACGTGGCGATGGTGGGGATGTACCCCCCGAACGCGAAGGACGGCTCGGTGCGGCAGTCGAGCACCGGGATGTTCCAGAGCCTCGCCGAGGCCGCGCGGGACCAGGCGCACGAGGAGGTCCGCCCCGAGGACCACGGGCGGCTCTTCTACCAGCTGCCCGTGTGGAAGAAGGCCGTGATCATGCTCGGCGGCCCCGCGATGAACATCATCCTCGGCGTCCTGTTCACCGCGATCCTGCTCATGGGGTTCGGCACGCCGCAGCCCACCACGCAGATCGCGAACGTCTCGGCGTGCATGGTCACCCAGGGCGGCGCCGGCCAGACCGGCGGGAACCAGAACACCGACCCTGCCACGTGCACCAAGACCCCGGCGGCCGCCGCGGGCTTCCGCCCGGGGGACACGATCGTGGCGTTCGACGGCAGGAAGGTCACCGGCTGGGACCAGCTCACCAGCTGGATCCGGGCCTCCGCCGGGCGCGAGGTCGAGGTGACGGTCAAGCGCGGCGACGCGGAGGTCACCACCAAGGTCACACCCGTGCTGACCCAGCGGCCCGTCCTCGGCGCGGGCGGCCAGCCCGTCAAGAACGCGAACGGCACCTACCAGACCACCCAGGCCGGCTTCCTCGGCATCGGGCCGCAGCAGGGCCTCGTGCCCCAGCCGGCCTCGAGCGTCCTCCCCGCGGTGGGCGAGAACATCGCCCAGGTGACCGGCGTCGTCGTCAACCTCCCCGCCCGCGTCGTCGCCGTCGGGCAGGCGGCCTTCAGCAGCGCCCCGCGGGATCCGAACGGCCCGATCAGCGTCGTCGGCGTGGGCCGGGTCGCCGGCGAGGTGGCCTCGATGGAGGACGTCCCCGTCCAGGCCCGCCTCGCGACGCTCGTGGGGATCCTCGCCGGAGTCAATCTCGCCCTCGCGGTGTTCAACCTCGTCCCGCTCCTGCCGCTCGACGGCGGCCACGTCGCCGGCGCGCTCTACGAGGGCGTCCGACGCCGGGTGGCGGCCTGGCGCCGCCGGCCCGACCCCGGGCCGTTCGACATCGCCAAGCTCCTGCCCCTGACCTACGTGGTGGCCAGCGTGCTGCTCGTCATGAGCGCGCTGCTGATCTACGCGGACATCGTGAAGCCGGTCAACCTCTTCGGATGA
- a CDS encoding YciI family protein: MTVFAVEYRYVSEPEQAARLDEVRPDHRAWLRERAESGDLLASGPYEGGGKALLIFQAADRPALDAVLAEDPFAQASLIAETAATAWNPIIGRLADVATV, encoded by the coding sequence ATGACTGTCTTCGCCGTCGAATACCGCTACGTGTCCGAGCCGGAGCAGGCCGCCCGCCTCGACGAGGTGCGCCCCGACCACCGCGCGTGGCTGCGCGAGCGGGCCGAGTCCGGCGACCTGCTCGCGAGCGGCCCCTACGAGGGCGGCGGGAAGGCCCTGCTCATCTTCCAGGCGGCGGACCGCCCCGCGCTGGACGCCGTGCTCGCCGAGGACCCCTTCGCGCAGGCTTCGCTCATTGCGGAGACGGCCGCCACGGCCTGGAACCCGATCATCGGACGTCTCGCAGACGTCGCAACGGTCTGA
- the ispG gene encoding flavodoxin-dependent (E)-4-hydroxy-3-methylbut-2-enyl-diphosphate synthase, whose product MTSVSLGMPAAPPPVLAPRRKTRQIRVGSVGVGSDSPISVQSMTTTPTTDINATLQQIAELTAAGCDIVRVACPSADDAEALPIIAKKSQIPVIADIHFQPKYVFAAIEAGCAAVRVNPGNIRKFDDQVKEIAQAAKDHGTSLRIGVNAGSLDPRLLQKYGKATPEALVESALWEASLFEEHDFHDFKISVKHNDPVVMVRAYELLAERGDWPLHLGVTEAGPAFQGTIKSATAFGALLSQGIGDTIRVSLSAPPVEEVKVGIQILQSLNLRPRKLEIVSCPSCGRAQVDVYTLAEEVTAGLEGMEVPLRVAVMGCVVNGPGEAREADLGVASGNGKGQIFVKGEVIKTVPESQIVETLIEEAMKIAEEMGEAGGEDAVEGGPVVTVS is encoded by the coding sequence GTGACCTCGGTCAGCCTCGGAATGCCAGCAGCCCCGCCGCCAGTCCTCGCGCCCCGGCGCAAGACCCGGCAGATCAGGGTTGGCTCGGTCGGCGTCGGCTCCGACTCCCCGATCAGCGTCCAGTCGATGACCACGACCCCCACGACGGACATCAACGCCACGCTCCAGCAGATCGCCGAGCTCACGGCCGCCGGCTGCGACATCGTCCGCGTGGCGTGCCCGTCCGCGGACGATGCCGAGGCGCTGCCCATCATCGCGAAGAAGTCCCAGATCCCCGTGATCGCGGACATCCACTTCCAGCCGAAGTACGTCTTCGCGGCGATTGAGGCCGGGTGCGCCGCCGTCCGGGTGAACCCCGGGAACATCCGGAAGTTCGACGACCAGGTCAAGGAGATCGCGCAGGCCGCCAAGGACCACGGCACCTCGCTCCGGATCGGCGTCAACGCCGGCTCGCTGGACCCGCGCCTGCTGCAGAAGTACGGCAAGGCCACCCCGGAGGCCCTCGTGGAGAGCGCGCTGTGGGAGGCCAGCCTCTTCGAGGAGCACGACTTCCACGACTTCAAGATCTCCGTCAAGCACAACGACCCGGTGGTCATGGTGCGTGCCTACGAGCTGCTTGCCGAGCGGGGCGACTGGCCGCTGCACCTCGGCGTGACCGAGGCCGGCCCGGCGTTCCAGGGCACCATCAAGTCCGCCACCGCGTTCGGGGCGCTGCTCTCCCAGGGCATCGGGGACACCATCCGCGTCTCCCTCTCGGCCCCGCCGGTGGAGGAGGTCAAGGTCGGGATCCAGATCCTGCAGTCGCTGAACCTGCGCCCCCGCAAGCTCGAGATCGTCTCCTGCCCCTCGTGCGGCCGCGCCCAGGTGGACGTGTACACGCTCGCCGAGGAGGTCACCGCGGGCCTGGAGGGCATGGAGGTGCCGCTCCGCGTCGCCGTCATGGGCTGCGTCGTGAACGGCCCGGGCGAGGCGCGCGAGGCGGACCTCGGGGTCGCGTCCGGCAACGGCAAGGGGCAGATCTTCGTCAAGGGCGAGGTCATCAAGACGGTCCCCGAGAGCCAGATCGTGGAGACTCTGATCGAAGAGGCGATGAAGATCGCCGAGGAGATGGGGGAGGCCGGTGGCGAAGATGCTGTCGAAGGCGGCCCCGTGGTCACCGTCTCGTAG
- a CDS encoding GNAT family N-acetyltransferase — protein sequence MRRLTDEDTPALAALAAVDPVANVFVAAHLAAHGSAAETGTGAEIVGTFDGDGRLASACWLGANIVPVEVPAEHARAYADVIRHSRRRFASIFGPAEATLAIFAELSGPPARDVRRAQPLLAMEGAPAVPADPLVRVTTLEDFDALAPACVSMFEEEVGYSPVAGGSDNYYRRVRQLIAEGHSFARFGAQGEVVFKAELGSVSPAASQIQGVWVAPAHRGAGLSHGGMAAVVEHAQRTAPIVSLYVNDYNYRARASYRRVGFEQVGTFATVLF from the coding sequence GTGCGCCGGCTCACCGACGAGGACACGCCGGCGCTCGCCGCGCTCGCGGCGGTGGACCCGGTCGCGAACGTGTTCGTCGCGGCGCACCTGGCCGCGCACGGCAGCGCCGCGGAGACGGGCACCGGCGCGGAGATCGTCGGGACGTTCGACGGCGACGGGCGGCTCGCGAGCGCCTGCTGGCTGGGGGCGAACATCGTGCCCGTGGAGGTCCCGGCCGAGCACGCCCGCGCCTACGCGGACGTGATCCGGCACTCGCGCCGCCGGTTCGCCTCCATCTTCGGCCCCGCCGAGGCCACCCTCGCCATCTTCGCCGAGCTGTCCGGGCCCCCGGCGCGCGACGTGCGCCGGGCCCAGCCGCTCCTGGCCATGGAGGGCGCCCCCGCGGTGCCCGCCGACCCGCTCGTGCGCGTCACGACCCTCGAGGACTTCGACGCGCTCGCCCCGGCCTGCGTGTCCATGTTCGAGGAGGAGGTGGGCTACTCCCCGGTGGCCGGCGGCAGCGACAACTACTACCGCAGGGTGCGCCAGCTCATCGCCGAGGGCCACTCGTTCGCCCGCTTCGGGGCGCAGGGGGAGGTCGTGTTCAAGGCCGAGCTCGGCTCCGTCTCGCCGGCGGCCTCGCAGATCCAGGGAGTCTGGGTCGCGCCCGCCCACCGCGGCGCCGGGCTCAGCCACGGGGGCATGGCCGCCGTCGTCGAGCATGCCCAGCGCACCGCTCCGATCGTGAGCCTCTACGTCAACGACTACAACTACAGGGCCCGCGCGAGCTACCGGCGGGTCGGCTTCGAGCAGGTCGGCACCTTCGCGACCGTCCTGTTCTGA
- a CDS encoding TetR/AcrR family transcriptional regulator — protein MTPGAGRRGRPDDGGDRRERIVAAAAQLFADHGFDAVSLRRVAREARVDPALVHHYFDGKDALFAAAVSLPADPGDILAGLDTTTPQGRGRYLAHAVVALWEGPQRPVLAAFFRATIGSTSRTRLLKEVVRRRILARVAEGLPYDDAERSLRASLAATQVVGFLVARYIVELEPLASLGAERAEELLAPALERHLTGPLPAPRASQP, from the coding sequence ATGACCCCGGGGGCCGGGCGCCGGGGCCGACCGGACGACGGCGGGGACCGCCGGGAGCGCATCGTCGCCGCTGCCGCGCAGCTCTTCGCAGACCATGGGTTCGACGCCGTGAGCCTACGGCGCGTTGCGCGCGAGGCCAGGGTGGACCCGGCGCTCGTGCACCACTACTTCGACGGCAAGGACGCCCTGTTCGCGGCAGCGGTGTCCCTCCCCGCGGATCCGGGAGACATCCTGGCTGGCCTCGACACCACGACACCCCAAGGCCGCGGCCGCTACCTCGCGCACGCGGTGGTGGCCCTGTGGGAGGGACCCCAGCGCCCCGTCCTGGCAGCCTTCTTCCGTGCGACGATCGGCTCGACCTCGCGGACGCGCCTGTTGAAGGAGGTGGTCCGCCGCCGGATCCTCGCCCGGGTCGCCGAGGGCCTGCCCTACGACGACGCCGAGCGGTCGCTGCGCGCGTCCCTCGCCGCGACCCAGGTGGTCGGCTTCCTCGTGGCCCGCTACATCGTCGAGCTCGAGCCCCTCGCCTCGCTGGGCGCCGAGCGTGCAGAGGAACTCCTCGCCCCGGCGCTCGAGCGCCATCTCACGGGCCCGCTGCCCGCCCCTCGGGCTTCCCAGCCCTAG
- a CDS encoding ABC transporter permease, translating into MLWATTARVLKQLRHDHRSLAMIVVVPSALLAIVYWLYENETLPPGAPRTFDRVGLIMLAIFPFIVMFLITSITMLRERTTGTLERLMTTPIHTGDLLFGYGIAFSLMAAVQSAIATGVAYWVFNLDIKGNGGFVVLVAVVNAVLGVALGLFCSAFARTEFQAVQFMPVVVIPQILLCGLFVARDHMNDVFEAVSDWMPLTYSVNALQEIAKNTDPTPALWQDFGIMAAIVVGLLLLASFTLPRKSS; encoded by the coding sequence ATGCTGTGGGCCACGACCGCGCGCGTGCTCAAGCAGCTGCGCCACGACCATCGCAGCCTCGCCATGATCGTCGTGGTCCCGTCGGCGCTGCTCGCGATCGTGTACTGGCTCTATGAGAACGAGACCCTCCCGCCGGGCGCGCCCCGCACGTTCGACCGCGTGGGGCTCATCATGCTCGCCATCTTCCCGTTCATCGTGATGTTCCTCATCACGTCGATCACGATGCTCCGTGAGCGCACCACCGGCACGCTCGAGCGGCTCATGACCACGCCGATCCATACGGGCGACCTCCTCTTCGGCTACGGCATCGCCTTCTCGCTCATGGCAGCCGTCCAGTCGGCGATCGCCACCGGTGTGGCCTACTGGGTGTTCAACCTCGACATCAAGGGCAATGGCGGCTTCGTGGTGCTCGTCGCTGTGGTCAACGCAGTCCTGGGCGTGGCCCTCGGCCTGTTCTGCAGCGCCTTCGCCCGCACCGAGTTCCAGGCCGTCCAATTCATGCCCGTGGTGGTGATCCCGCAGATCCTCCTGTGCGGGCTGTTCGTGGCGCGGGACCATATGAACGACGTCTTCGAGGCCGTCTCGGACTGGATGCCGCTGACCTACTCGGTCAACGCGCTCCAGGAGATCGCGAAGAACACCGACCCCACCCCGGCACTGTGGCAGGACTTCGGCATCATGGCCGCGATCGTGGTCGGACTGCTCCTGCTCGCCTCGTTCACGCTGCCCCGCAAGAGCTCATGA
- a CDS encoding ABC transporter ATP-binding protein translates to MPHTAAHAASTAPAIEADTLSVRIRRRPILHELDFTVPAGRITGLLGPSGSGKSTLMRSIVGVQSLWTGSLTVLGQPAGSVPLRHAIGYMTQEASIYRDLTVLDNVKYFGALHGKSAADAREAVGAVGLADLARRRAADLSGGQFSRVSLACALVGDPQLLVLDEPTVGLDPVLRVDLWDRFRALADRGATLLVSSHVMEEAGRCDSLLLLREGRLLAQLTPEALRERGGSRDLEQAFLGIIRADLERQAAGRPLATKEHAA, encoded by the coding sequence ATGCCGCACACGGCCGCCCACGCCGCCTCCACTGCTCCGGCCATCGAGGCGGACACTCTGTCCGTCCGCATCCGGCGCAGACCCATCCTCCACGAGCTGGACTTCACGGTCCCGGCCGGACGGATCACCGGACTGCTCGGGCCCTCGGGAAGCGGCAAGAGCACGCTGATGCGCTCGATCGTGGGGGTCCAGAGTCTGTGGACGGGCTCCCTCACCGTCCTCGGCCAGCCGGCGGGCTCGGTGCCGCTGCGCCATGCGATCGGCTATATGACGCAGGAGGCGAGCATCTACCGGGACCTCACGGTGCTCGACAACGTGAAGTACTTCGGGGCCCTCCACGGCAAGTCCGCCGCAGACGCGCGCGAGGCGGTCGGCGCCGTGGGCCTCGCCGATCTGGCCCGCCGCCGTGCGGCAGACCTCTCCGGAGGCCAGTTCAGCAGGGTCTCACTCGCGTGCGCCCTCGTCGGGGATCCCCAGCTGCTCGTCCTCGATGAGCCCACGGTGGGCCTGGACCCCGTGCTGCGTGTGGACCTATGGGACCGGTTCAGGGCGCTCGCAGACCGCGGCGCCACCTTGCTGGTCTCGAGCCACGTGATGGAGGAGGCCGGGCGCTGCGACTCGCTCCTCCTGCTGCGCGAGGGGCGGCTCCTGGCCCAGCTCACCCCGGAGGCCCTGCGCGAGCGCGGCGGTAGCCGCGACCTCGAGCAGGCGTTCCTGGGGATCATCCGGGCGGACCTCGAGCGGCAGGCCGCGGGCCGCCCCCTCGCAACCAAGGAGCATGCCGCGTGA
- a CDS encoding DUF2249 domain-containing protein, producing the protein MEYTAENPLTLTQKSACACGEHDGEGFPELDVRVIPHAIRHATIFGALDSLAVGAGLVIIANHAPLPLLAQVGQRYREGAFDVSYLVEGPEEWKVQFRREA; encoded by the coding sequence GTGGAGTACACCGCAGAGAACCCCCTCACCCTGACCCAGAAGTCCGCATGCGCGTGCGGAGAGCACGACGGCGAGGGGTTCCCCGAGCTCGATGTGCGCGTCATCCCCCACGCGATCCGCCACGCGACGATCTTCGGAGCCCTCGACTCCCTCGCCGTCGGCGCCGGGCTCGTGATCATCGCCAACCACGCCCCGCTCCCGCTCCTGGCCCAGGTCGGGCAGCGCTACCGCGAGGGCGCCTTCGATGTCTCGTACCTCGTCGAGGGGCCCGAGGAGTGGAAGGTCCAGTTCCGCCGGGAGGCCTAG
- a CDS encoding helix-turn-helix transcriptional regulator, which yields MENSPLGPQPAAPGPALPLSAARAAVLDLVRAHRAPCTVDQLAGETGQHPNTVREHLEALVAAGLLEAAAGAPAGDGRRGRPAKRYRPAGQPLEAPGYAALAGVLAAEVARLAPDPAAAGAEAGRRWARRAVVAPAGPVSAEDARRRVLAELDDLGFAVAPAPAAESSGGAEPSGRRVRLVACPLLAAAKDQPAVVCSVHAGLVEESLKLLGHPGLRARLEPFAEPGACVLTIGTA from the coding sequence GTGGAAAACAGTCCGCTCGGCCCCCAGCCGGCCGCTCCCGGCCCCGCTCTGCCGCTCTCGGCTGCGCGAGCGGCGGTGCTCGACCTCGTCAGGGCCCATCGGGCGCCGTGCACCGTCGACCAGCTCGCCGGCGAGACAGGGCAGCATCCCAACACCGTGCGCGAGCACCTCGAGGCGCTCGTGGCCGCGGGCCTCCTCGAGGCCGCCGCGGGTGCGCCGGCCGGGGACGGGCGGCGCGGACGGCCGGCGAAGCGGTACCGGCCGGCGGGGCAGCCGCTCGAGGCGCCGGGCTACGCCGCACTCGCCGGGGTGCTGGCCGCCGAGGTGGCACGGCTCGCCCCCGATCCCGCGGCGGCGGGGGCCGAGGCCGGCCGCCGCTGGGCGAGGCGGGCCGTCGTGGCCCCCGCGGGGCCGGTCTCGGCCGAGGACGCCCGACGCCGCGTGCTCGCCGAACTCGATGACCTCGGCTTCGCGGTCGCACCGGCACCCGCCGCCGAGTCCTCCGGGGGCGCCGAGCCCTCCGGGAGGCGCGTCCGGCTCGTCGCCTGCCCGCTCCTGGCGGCCGCGAAGGACCAGCCTGCGGTCGTGTGCTCCGTCCATGCCGGCCTCGTCGAGGAGTCCCTGAAGCTGCTCGGCCACCCCGGGCTGCGCGCCCGGCTTGAGCCCTTCGCCGAGCCGGGCGCGTGCGTGCTCACGATCGGCACGGCATGA